A single Deinococcus radiopugnans ATCC 19172 DNA region contains:
- a CDS encoding dihydrofolate reductase, with the protein MTPRLTYVVAMAENRVIGRDGDLPWRLPADLAHFRRLTVGRPVIMGRKVYDSIGKPLPDRQNIVLTRNPAFEAPGCTVVHSPEEALEAAHDPDPRIIGGEEIYRLYLPRVTRVELTLVHADIGGDTFFPELPGEWTETARRERAADGRNPYDLTFMTLDRAVAEGDRRPD; encoded by the coding sequence TTGACCCCGCGATTAACCTACGTGGTGGCGATGGCCGAGAACCGCGTGATCGGCCGGGACGGTGACCTGCCGTGGCGTCTGCCCGCCGATCTGGCGCATTTCCGGCGGCTGACGGTGGGCAGGCCCGTGATCATGGGCCGCAAGGTCTACGACTCGATTGGCAAGCCGCTGCCCGACCGCCAGAACATCGTGCTGACCCGCAATCCGGCGTTCGAGGCGCCCGGTTGCACCGTCGTCCACTCGCCGGAAGAAGCGCTGGAAGCCGCCCATGACCCGGATCCCAGGATCATCGGCGGCGAGGAGATCTACCGGCTTTACCTGCCCCGGGTGACGCGGGTGGAACTGACCCTGGTCCACGCGGACATCGGGGGTGACACCTTCTTTCCGGAGTTGCCGGGCGAGTGGACCGAAACCGCGCGGCGTGAGCGGGCGGCAGACGGGCGCAACCCGTATGACCTGACGTTCATGACGCTGGACCGGGCCGTTGCGGAGGGGGACCGGCGGCCAGACTGA